In Lycium ferocissimum isolate CSIRO_LF1 chromosome 3, AGI_CSIRO_Lferr_CH_V1, whole genome shotgun sequence, the genomic window TGACTGTGTTCAATATTTAGGCAGATATGAAGAAATCACCTACTACTTTTTTTGTCCGTTTGTGTTGGGATTTGAACTCTGATCTCCTATAATTTCTATTCCACTTCATTATCCCCTAGAACTCACTCTTGAGTGCATCTTCAATTGTCAATATTGTCAGAGTTAAAGAGAATAGGGAAGACTCAACTAGAGAACGCTGACCATGAGACCATTTAGTTTCAAACTCATGCAACTGCAATTCCAACTGTGGCTTCATGGCCATTGGATTGTTCAGTAGGAACAGAATTAATTTAGTTTGGTTTTCAGATCTTATGACTTTTTCAGTGCTAATCACAAGTTCACAACATGGATCAACAGTGCAAATGAACATAAAAAGGCAATTATTAGAGATTGTAACTTGTAAGCTTACATTTCTGGGATGATTGTGGACAATGTCAACAGCCTCTTGGTTGCTAAGATGGTCCCACAAACCATCTGAAGCAAAGATGACGAATTGATCCTTGGAACTGAGTTTGTGAACGGATATTGATGGCTCCGCGCTGAGGATTGGTTCCGTGAATGGTTCAGGCAACCTAAATCTTGCCAATAATGGTGCCTGGTTGAACTCTGACTTCTTAAGATATGCATCACCAATGGACCTTGAAACCTGTAAAGAAGATATATTAGGAACCTCACTGTCAATCAAATGCCTTTGAAGCTCAAACTACATATTGTCTTGACATGCTACTTACATAAGAAAGGATAACATATAGTCACCCTTAGGTTACTTAATTGGTACATCAAAAACTCTTAGATGTATATTTACACTATGACCAGAGGTGATGTACATTATATGGAAGGGGTTCAGCAGAACCTAGTAGCTTTGGTCGAGAGCCTGTATATGTGTTGAAAAATCCttcaaatatgtatatataataaattgTGACCCCAGTAGCATAAATGAGTTTTAGGTTTGTGGCAAGTGAGAGGTCATCAAACTCATGAACTTCAAATTCTGGTTCCGCTTGTGACTGTACCCGACTATTCACTCAACAACAGTTATAATCACTTTAGATTCTGGTTTTAACATTTCTTCAGCAGACATTTGCAGTGACTGAAAAAAGTATTTTCAATTCCATTTGACTCGGAGCATCAGGAGCCCTTCTCCTGCCAATATAAACATATGATCGAGCTGACATGGCCTGTGTTGTTGGAATTATCAGAAAAATTCGCGCAGAAATACATCTAGATGTATTCTGATGTTGCATACAGAATACATCTAGATGTTGCATACAGAGTCCTCAGAATATCTGTGCTGTCCTTTCCGGAAGAATTTCTTGTTTCCAAGGGTGAATCGTTCAACTTTGACCAACAATTAACGAGTTATTCTAATGTAGGTGGATTTAATTAGAGAtgcagaaataataattcaagatcCATTATATGTCCCTTCATTCCTTTCGTGGGAATACAGTTCGAGATAACAAATTTTAAGAATCATATTTTGTTCCAGGAAATAGATTCAGCATTACGGtaagaaatgagaaataagaaaataagagCTTCCGGTATTAACAACAAACTACCAAAGAATTGAAACTAGATTTATCAAGCACTTACTTGTATAAGACCTTTCACACGCCAAACGTTATGTTTGAGAACCACGATCCGCGAATCCTGAGGATGCAACGCGCGAAGCTCATCTCTCACGGATTCAATACTAGCATTGTGTTCTGTTGACAATTGAATGGCTGTTACACTCTTTGCAGCTTTATCTACTCTGCCTAGCACTGCACGTGAATCTCCAACATTGGCAATATATAGTAGTCCACTACATATTATGCCGGCCAAGCAACATGATCCTACTGTTACAATCTGTGGCTTCTCATGCCATTGTCTCTTTACAAGTGACAGAAACTCCTCTTCGGTTTTCAAGAAAGCTTTTCTTACGGTATCAGCAGAAATTTCTTGATGCTCTGATGCAAATTCTGATGATGAGAATAAAATGCAGTTAAATATAAGCATTAGCAGAGGATAATATGTTCAGAGGCAGATTCAGGATTTAAACTTAATGGTTTTGACATGTAACGTTTTCAGTACTaaacttattatatttttaacgTTACGGTTCATATCTAATATATGTTGAAATTTTAGTGTGTTTTCACCTATGAATCTATGTTACTCATCGAAATTACTGGGTTTGAATGAACCTGgtaccaaaatactacatctgCCCCTGAATATGTTTTGATTAACAAGGGCACATCTGCCTTAAAGAAGTTACATATTGGAGACATAATCTACtttaacatttaaaaaaataaaaataaaaaatcaagtcaatcaatttcaaacaattcattcAAAACCGTTTTGAACTTTCACGATTATTGCTATATATGAGGACAATCAATATGAGGACAAAACATCATGCATTCGAAATAAACACATTACGTACATACCCTTGAGATTGGAGAACAGAGCGTTGTTTATAAACCGCGATGTCTCTGGTCCTCCATGTCCATCATAGACACCAACAAATGTTCCATGAGGTCCTAATTTCACAGAACTTAACGGCCCTGATTCCAACTGACTCTGATCTTCCATCAAATTATTGGCTTGTACTACTGCCATGGAAAATTCTCCATTTGCATGAACTTCCAAATCCTTATACCACATTAATCCTTTAAACCTGCCGTTTGGATCTCCCCCTCGTCGGCTACCATCCCCCTTTACAGAAGGCCTACAGCACAACATAACCATGTTTTTCTCATGCAATTACATGAATATGGGGTTTGTACAAATAATGTCTAGGAATTTGGAATGTATTTATTCAACAAGTTCCTAAATTTTTACACCTGTCactgaggattcatatagctaactCCAAGTAATTTGAATTGAGGCAAAGTTGATTGATtgacgctttacatattcacaaACACTATAAGGCATGGAGACTATGAATATGTAGCAAAAttccaaagaaaagaaagaaaccaAATGTGTATGGGCAGAGTTGAAGAAACAGTTGTGTCCCTagacaacaataaataaatttgtGAGTTCAAAGAATATGGCATATGTTCAATCTCTGTGGTCCTTCTATCTATGTGTCAATTTTTTCAACTACAACCTTAGCTGTAAAAACCCATAAAAGATGTGATTGTGACAGAGTTTGTTCAATTCTTGGATCAGAAATATCAAAAGAGGGAATgggaaacaaaaaaacaaaattgggTTTTGGCAGTTCTTTCCAAATGATCTTTTTGGTTTGGTGTTAGATGAGATCTCAAATTGTTTCACACAATCTTTCTTTGGTCTATGTAATACATGGTGAACCTCCacatttttctctattttagTGTCTATATGCTTCTTGGTTGTTATATTCTTGACATTTAAGTTATTGAGGTTGTGGTCATTGTTCTCTCTAGGGCCTTCTATCACAAGGCTAAAATttcatcttttaaaatattttccatcaaGCTATTGTCACTCCGATATTGACGATTTACGCGTATTTATGAAATTAAAGGTTCTAAGAGAAATTGTAAAAGCAGGAGCTGGTGCTTTCTCTAATTGGTATACTCATTAAAAGGCTTGctcatttttttaataaccgTGTCCTTTTTCTAATattcaaaccaaaaccaaaccattaAAGTAAAATTCTATCGGTTTCTCTTTTGTCggttttattggtttggttcggtttttacGGATTTTTTCGAATTTTAAGAATGTATTAATACAAGTACCgttgaatcatatatatatatatatatatatatatatatcggtttggttcgggttttttggtttaacaccaaaccaaaccaaatgttattagttttttaaaaatttaaaaccaaatcaagtcaaaccaagcTCTGGCTTTATCAAGtcggtttgatttggtttaccGGCTTCGGATCGGTCTACCCTACCTCCCACCTCGAAAGATATCtactacctcccaccagcaacaAGTATCAGTGACTCTATGTCTCTATCCACCATGACTTACACAGATGAGAATAAAAGACTTGATTTTTAAATGCTTATTGTTAAATTCTTACCTTGGTTAATAATGTCTTAAAAAAGATTTCCAATTGGAAAAGATTATTAGAAAAAATTGATCATAGAATAacttccatcaaaaaaattaaaaagataaacgtcaaataaaaaaaaaaatatatatatatatatatatatatatatatatatatatatatatttattattggAAAAATGTAAAGTGTCCTATTAACGTTTAGTTTTAGGTTACCAATTTTACTGAGCCGCCATTGCATTTTTTCTTCATACTTGAAAGCCAAAATGTTTGGTGTATTTGGTATGACAAtgtcatttttcaagaaaatgtttttcacgAAAAAGTCATTTTTCTACGGCTATCGTAACTTTTAGTTTCATATCAGCTGCTCAAACCAACATTTAAGTGTATTATCATCAATACTAATACTAATTTTCATCAAAACACTATCCGATTGggcaattattttttaaacatataCAACGTGCTTtagataaatatttttcacttaccAACCAAATATTACAAATTATTACTTTAATATCTTCAACAGTTGGACTGGAAACTTGACCTTTCAATTGGGATAGAAAGTTGATCACCAAATTATGTCCTTtattacaagaaaaaatatcacATGGGACATGGCAGCAGTCAACCTCAGTTTGCTTAATCATAACATAATATCATCAGGTTATATAAATCACCACAAAGTTCCAAATTTGAGAGGCACAaaacaattcaaaattttaaatatccAATATATAGTCCATCTCCATGCTTATCT contains:
- the LOC132049536 gene encoding probable protein phosphatase 2C 38; this translates as MVMLCCRPSVKGDGSRRGGDPNGRFKGLMWYKDLEVHANGEFSMAVVQANNLMEDQSQLESGPLSSVKLGPHGTFVGVYDGHGGPETSRFINNALFSNLKEFASEHQEISADTVRKAFLKTEEEFLSLVKRQWHEKPQIVTVGSCCLAGIICSGLLYIANVGDSRAVLGRVDKAAKSVTAIQLSTEHNASIESVRDELRALHPQDSRIVVLKHNVWRVKGLIQVSRSIGDAYLKKSEFNQAPLLARFRLPEPFTEPILSAEPSISVHKLSSKDQFVIFASDGLWDHLSNQEAVDIVHNHPRNGIARRLIKAALHVAAKKREMRYSDLKKIDRGVRRHFHDDITVVVVFIDPYSMNRSSSRSSILSIRGGTPSSPKL